The DNA segment CAGCGCACAGGCCACAAAAAAAAGCTCCTGTCGGAGCTTTTTTTGACGGCAAGGCCGTCCCTGTGAGACGACCTGAGGCCCCATGGGGCCCGTACTTCAGGCCGTGATCTGGATGGCGCCCAGATCGACGTATTCCAGAAACTCTTCGCGCGACAAGGTCACGGTAATGGGCTGGCCCTCGCTGGTCCAGGACACCACCATGCTGGCGATGGCCAGGTCCACCACGACCTCCTGGCCCTGGGGAATGGGCTCCAGCGGACCGTCTCCCACACGGTGCTGGACCAGGCCCGCAATCCGGGCGGAGAAGCGTGCTGGCAGGCCATCGGTGTCGCTGTCGTCGGCTGGGTCGGGAATGGGGGGATGGGTGCTCATGCGCAAGTTCCTTTCCTTGTGATGGGCCGTGCAATCCGGCCGCGTGCTGCCATGCAGCAACGGGACACCTACTGTAGCTGCCGCCGGCCCCACCGTCTGTCAGCCAAGGCGCTGTATCCGGCCAGGCCGGTCTGTGCGCACATTGCCGGCCTCGGCACCCTGCCACAGGGCCTGGCCGGTCCCCCGCCGCAGCGGCGGACACAAAAAAAGGCCGCCTGTCCGGCGGCCTGTGCGCACAGGAGAGGGGCCCTGCACGGGCTCCGGGCCTGTGGCCCTCCAACCCTAGCCCACGGCGGGGTCTTCCACACCACGCACGCTCTCGCGACCGTTCTTGTCCTTGAGCTTGCCCAGATCGGTGTCCACCGCACGCAGCAGCTTGTCCACGGCCACGGCAAAGGCTTCATGCACCTTTTCAGCCTCGGCATTCACCGCAATCGGGGGTCGGCCATTGGCACGGGTTTCCAGTACGCAGCGCTTGCCGGGGCCGCCGGTGCTTTTGAGGGCATCGACGCCGGTGAGGTAGACCTCCACGCGCTGCACGTAATCCTTGAGTCGTGCCAGACGGGTGTTGATTTCTTCCTGGGCCCACTGCGCGAGCGAATCGCCGCCCTGGATGGAGTCGTCGGCATGAACTTGAACTTGCATCAGCTTCCTCCTTGTTGCCTTGCTGCCGCGCATGGCCTGCGCAGCGGTGAAACGACTTCACCCGCCACGGCCTGCTCGGGTCGACCTGGTGGTACTTGCCCGGCTTCGGCCTGCCATGCACGGTTTCATGATGCCCCAGTTCGGCCTGCGGCGCAGCCTTTCGTCGCCACGAGAAGGACGCCTGTTGATGTCCGTCAAGTCCTACTTCGTGGCCCGACAGCCACAGCCAATGGCACACCAGTGCGCATGCAGACTGCCTCAAACACTTCCAAATTCATAGCAAACAGCACAAAGTAGCCCGAAGTTGCAGGCATCGCCAGATGTACATCCCGTTCTGCCGTACGACTGCGCCTACATGTAAAACCCGGATCGACTGCGCACAAAGGGGCGCATGCGCACTAGCATGGATGCTCATGACCGCGCCCGCCTCCCGCCGCCTGAAGATTGGCCTCTCGGCCTGCTTCTCCCATGCCGACCCTTACCGGCCGCTGTTCACCGGCAAGACACTGCAGTATGTCGAGCAGTCGATCGCCCACTGGATCATGTCCAGCGGTGCCATGGTGGTCATGG comes from the Comamonas terrigena NBRC 13299 genome and includes:
- a CDS encoding HPF/RaiA family ribosome-associated protein; this translates as MQVQVHADDSIQGGDSLAQWAQEEINTRLARLKDYVQRVEVYLTGVDALKSTGGPGKRCVLETRANGRPPIAVNAEAEKVHEAFAVAVDKLLRAVDTDLGKLKDKNGRESVRGVEDPAVG